From a region of the Butyrivibrio sp. AE3004 genome:
- a CDS encoding cation transporter yields the protein MKKSYKCEVDCANCAAKMEEAINKIDGVKSARVNFMTQKLTLEADDDIYDEILDAAVKACKKVEPDCEIEI from the coding sequence ATGAAGAAGAGTTACAAATGTGAAGTTGATTGTGCAAATTGTGCTGCAAAGATGGAAGAAGCCATTAATAAGATTGATGGTGTAAAGAGCGCAAGAGTTAATTTTATGACACAGAAGCTTACTCTTGAAGCTGACGATGACATATATGATGAAATTCTTGATGCAGCTGTTAAGGCATGCAAAAAGGTTGAGCCTGATTGCGAAATTGAGATCTGA
- a CDS encoding phosphoribosyltransferase family protein, with amino-acid sequence MQGYTKIEYSRNNDVILRNTKGHFITPNSHVNYFIDFCDAKARMKEARAAGESLAEFYIASEAIDTILCLNGMEVVGSYFADKLTQAGVLSTNAHKTMYITGPEYNVNGQIMFRDNNKHMITGKKVLILSDSVTTGGSLKRAVDSVKFYKGEVVGIAAIFSVATQIEEYPIRSLFSTRDLPDYASYPHDNCPLCKEGIQVDAICNGFGYSTL; translated from the coding sequence ATGCAAGGTTATACTAAGATTGAGTACTCAAGGAACAATGATGTAATTCTTCGTAACACAAAGGGACATTTTATAACTCCTAATTCTCATGTTAATTATTTCATCGATTTTTGTGATGCTAAAGCAAGAATGAAGGAAGCCAGAGCAGCAGGTGAATCTCTTGCAGAGTTTTATATTGCTTCAGAAGCTATTGATACAATACTTTGTCTTAACGGTATGGAGGTTGTCGGATCTTATTTTGCCGATAAACTTACACAGGCCGGAGTGCTTTCCACAAATGCGCATAAAACAATGTATATTACAGGCCCTGAATATAATGTAAACGGTCAGATTATGTTCAGAGATAATAATAAACATATGATTACAGGGAAAAAAGTGCTGATTCTTTCGGATTCTGTAACTACAGGTGGTTCACTTAAAAGAGCAGTTGACTCTGTAAAATTTTATAAGGGAGAAGTAGTTGGAATTGCTGCTATATTCAGCGTAGCTACACAGATTGAGGAATATCCCATAAGATCACTTTTCTCAACAAGAGATCTGCCGGATTATGCAAGCTATCCTCATGATAATTGCCCTCTTTGTAAGGAAGGAATACAGGTTGATGCAATTTGCAACGGCTTTGGATATTCTACTTTGTAA
- a CDS encoding MATE family efflux transporter: MQTNSKRYDMMTKTPIPQLILKLAVPTIISMLVTGIYNTADTFFVGKISTEATAAVGLVFTVMALIQATGFFCGHGSGNYLSRMLGAGKYKEANEMASTGFALAIILGVLIALIGNIFVDDIAMMIGSTTTTLEDTRKYMRIILIGAPFMTGQFVINNQLRFQGSAVYAMIGLMCGAVMNMGLDPLLIFVFHLGVSGAAIATIMGQLTSFIVLLIGSRKGENIKLSFKDIRLDSYYLKEISNGGAPSLFRQGLAAIASLLMNKAAGTYGGDAAIAGMSVNTRVMMMMSSALIGFGQGYQPVCSFNYGANLKNRVKEGYFFCVKYATVFLCLVGGICFIFAPSIISFFRDDPDVIAVGTVALKWTSATIPLSGCIVMTNMMLQSIGKGFKASIMASCRNGIFFIPLIIILPGIFGLFGVEITQAVADMFSLLVSIPLAYSELKNFKDNSLVI, translated from the coding sequence ATGCAAACAAATAGTAAAAGATACGACATGATGACCAAAACACCCATTCCACAGCTCATATTAAAGCTCGCGGTACCTACTATTATCAGTATGCTTGTTACAGGTATCTATAACACGGCGGATACTTTTTTTGTCGGGAAAATATCAACAGAAGCTACTGCAGCCGTAGGTCTTGTATTTACCGTTATGGCTCTTATTCAGGCTACAGGATTCTTTTGCGGACATGGATCGGGAAATTATCTTTCAAGAATGCTTGGAGCCGGGAAATATAAAGAAGCAAATGAGATGGCTTCCACAGGCTTTGCATTGGCTATAATACTCGGTGTTTTGATAGCACTCATCGGCAATATTTTTGTGGATGATATTGCCATGATGATAGGTTCAACAACGACAACGCTTGAAGATACAAGAAAATATATGAGGATAATACTCATAGGCGCACCTTTTATGACAGGGCAGTTTGTAATAAATAATCAGCTCAGATTTCAGGGGAGTGCAGTATATGCCATGATAGGTCTTATGTGTGGAGCGGTAATGAATATGGGGCTTGATCCTCTTTTGATCTTTGTGTTCCACCTGGGAGTTTCGGGTGCTGCTATTGCAACCATAATGGGACAGTTAACAAGTTTTATTGTTCTTTTGATAGGAAGCAGAAAAGGCGAAAACATTAAATTGAGCTTCAAAGATATTCGTCTTGATTCATATTATCTTAAGGAAATCAGCAATGGTGGTGCTCCATCACTTTTCAGACAGGGGCTTGCGGCAATTGCATCACTTCTTATGAACAAAGCGGCAGGAACCTATGGGGGAGATGCCGCAATAGCCGGAATGTCTGTTAATACCAGAGTGATGATGATGATGTCATCGGCTCTTATCGGATTTGGGCAGGGATATCAGCCTGTATGTTCATTTAATTATGGAGCTAATCTTAAAAATCGTGTAAAAGAAGGGTATTTCTTTTGTGTAAAATACGCAACCGTATTTTTATGTTTGGTTGGTGGCATATGCTTTATTTTTGCCCCTTCAATCATTTCTTTTTTCAGAGACGATCCGGATGTTATTGCAGTAGGAACAGTAGCTCTGAAATGGACTTCGGCAACAATCCCTTTAAGCGGATGTATTGTTATGACCAACATGATGCTACAGTCCATTGGAAAAGGGTTTAAAGCCTCAATTATGGCATCCTGTCGAAACGGAATTTTCTTTATTCCCCTGATTATAATTCTTCCCGGGATTTTTGGTCTTTTTGGGGTTGAGATTACGCAGGCTGTTGCGGATATGTTTTCACTACTTGTTTCAATACCTCTTGCATATTCGGAATTAAAAAACTTTAAAGACAACAGTTTGGTAATCTAA
- a CDS encoding ArsR/SmtB family transcription factor, translating to MSNLSCKMDELPDEEEMYDLAELFKVFGDSTRIRILFALFVSEFCVNDLADNLGMTQSAVSHQLKILKMNSLVKSRREGKQMYYYLADDHVRTIISMGREHIEEK from the coding sequence ATGTCGAACCTATCCTGCAAAATGGATGAACTTCCGGATGAAGAAGAAATGTATGATCTCGCAGAGCTTTTTAAGGTATTTGGCGATTCGACAAGAATAAGAATTCTTTTTGCTTTATTTGTTTCTGAATTCTGCGTAAATGATCTTGCGGATAATCTGGGAATGACACAATCCGCTGTATCACATCAGCTAAAGATTCTTAAGATGAACAGCCTGGTAAAAAGCAGACGTGAAGGCAAACAAATGTATTATTACCTCGCTGACGACCACGTGAGAACAATAATATCCATGGGACGTGAGCATATAGAGGAAAAATAA